The Pseudorca crassidens isolate mPseCra1 chromosome 3, mPseCra1.hap1, whole genome shotgun sequence genome includes the window AGCTAAAGCTAAGATAGAAGTGTTCGGGGAGTGGACGCCACCAGAAAATTGTAAGAACgaatttgaaattttatagcAGACATTTTGGAGGGTCAACGGCGGACGTGGTGATTGGGATTGGAAAAGGATTTTTCCTCTGGAACCAGACATAACAATGGAGATGGTGCAAACAAAAGTACATCATAAGAAAAGGCAAGTGGTGATCTTTATTATATTGATTCTTTTGTGGGAGGCAGGTTCAGAATCGATTCAGTACTCTATACTGGAGGAGACAGAAAGTGGCACATTTGTGGCCAACCTGACAAAGGACCTGGGACTCACAATGGGAGAGCTCGCTACCCGGGCCGCCCGAGTTGTTTTTAAAGGGAATAGGCAGTATTTGCAATTTGATCCAGAGACCTATGATTTGCTGCTAAATGAAAAACTGGACCGGGAGGAGCTTTGCGGCTCTACTGAGCCCTGTGTGCTACCCTTCCAAGTGTTACTGGAAAATCCCTTGCAGTTTTTTCAGGCTGCCTTGCTAATTAGAGATATAAATGACCACGCCCCAGAGTTCCCCGCTAGAGAAATGCTACTAAAAATATCAGAAATTACTATGCCAGGAAAGGTATTTCCTTTGAAAATGGCACAGGATTTAGACGCTGGTAGCAACAGCCTTCAGAGCTACAAAATCAGCTCCAATCCTCACTTCCACGTTCTCACTCGGAACCGCAAGGACGGCAGGAAGTCCCCAGAGCTGGTACTGGACAAGGCGTTGGACCGTGAGGAGCAGCCCGAGCTCAGGCTAATCCTCACAGCGCTGGATGGCGGGTCTCCGCCCCGGTCTGGGACCACAAAAATTCAGATCGTGGTCTTGGACAGCAATGACAACGCCCCCGAGTTTGCTCAGGAATTCTATGAGGTCCAAGTCCCTGAAAATAGCTCCGTGGGCTCTCTGGTTCTCACCGTCTCAGCGAGAGATTTAGACGCAGGATCCTTTGGGCAGGTATCTTATGCCCTATTTCAAGTCGATGATGTTAACCAACCCTTCGAAATAAACGCAAATACGGGAGAAATTCGACTGAGAAAGACATTGGATTTTGAGGAATTTCAATCATATCAGGTGGATGTTGAGGCCACAGATGGTGGGGGACTATCAGGAAAATGCAGTTTAGTCATCAAGGTCCTGGACGTGAATGACAATGCTCCCGAACTGACTATGTCGTCACTTACCAACCCCATCCCTGAAAACCTGCCTGAGATCATAGTGGCAGTTTTCAGCGTATCGGATGCAGATTCTGGACATAACCAACAGGTTACTTGTTCTATAGATGACAATCTCCCCTTTCTTCTAAGAACATCCGTTGAAAATTTCTACACCTTGGTAACAGAAGGAGCGCTGGACAGAGAGAGCAGAGCCGAGTAcaacatcaccatcaccgtcacaGATATGGGAACCCCCAGGCTGAAAACCGAGCACAACATAACCGTGCTGGTGTCCGACGTCAACGACAACGCCCCCACCTTCACCCAGACCTCCTACACCCTGTCCGTCCGCGAGAACAACAGCCCCGCCCTGCACATCGGCAGCGTCCGCGCCACAGACAGAGACGCGGGCGCCAACGCCCAGGTTACCTACTCGCTGCTGCCGCCCCTCGACGCGCACGTGCCCCTGGCCTCCCTGGTGTCCATCAACCCGGACAACGGCCACCTGTTCGCCCTGAGGTCCCTGGACTACGAGGCCCTGCGTGCCTTCGAGTTCCGCGTGAGCGCCGCCGACCGCGGTTCGCCCGCGCTCAGCAGCCAGGCGCTGGTGCGCGTGCTCGTGGCGGACGACAACGACAACGCGCCCTTCGTGCTGTACCCGCTGCAGAACGCCTCGGCGCCCTGCACCGAGCTGGTGCCCAGGGCGGCCGAGGCGGGCTACCTGGTGACCAAGGTGGTGGCGGTGGACGGCGACTCGGGCCAGAACGCCTGGCTGTCGTACCAGCTGCTCAAGGCCACGGAGCCCGGGCTGTTCGGCGTGTGGGCGCACAACGGCGAGGTGCGCACGGCCCGGCTGCTGAGCGAGCGCGACGCGGCCAAGCACAGGCTGCTGGTGCTGGTCAAGGACAACGGCGAGCCGCCGCTCTCGGCCAGCGTCACGCTGCACGTGCTGCTGGTGGACGGCTTCTCGCAGCCCTACCTGCCGGCCCCTGAAGCGGAAGCGGCGGACGCGGTCCCGGCCGCCCCGCTCACCGTCTACCTGGTGGTGGCCTTGGCGTCGGTGTCGTCGCTCTTCCTCTTTTCGGTGCTGGTGTTCGTCGCAGTGCGGCTGTGCAGGAGGGGCGGGGCGGCCCCGGTGGGTCGCTGCTCGGTGCCCGAGGGCCACTTTCCGGGCCACCTGGTGGACGTCAGCGGCACGGGGACCCTGTCCCAGAGCTACCAGTACGAGGTGTGTCTGACGGGAGGCCCTGGGACCAGCGAGTTCAAGTTTCTGAAACCTATTCACCCTAACTTCCCTCCCCAGGGCACTAGGAGGGAAATGGAGGAAAACCCCACCGTTCGGAATAGTTTCCTGTTCAGTTAAGTATCGGATTATTCTATTAAACCCTACTTAATAAGTTAGAAATCTCTTTTAAGTTAAACCCACATGTTACTAATGCATAATACTGACGGTCCGTTTTCCTGATTATTTTATTACTGTTCCTTagggtgaaattttaaaaaatcaggtacTGGGTATGCACAGTATTTTCCCTATATTATCgttagtagtttttaaaaattactctcaCTCAAGTATATCTGAAAATTTGaacaaaagtaaatttttatttgcattatttaaacaatttttaattgaataatcTATCCTTTTTACAAAAATTATATTCCAAAGTCCTTAAGATTGTATTTCTAAGTAGTGGTGACAATTGTCATCACTACTGCTATGTAGGGAAAaagttttaatgtatttaatattatttaatcaaatatttaaaattttaatgtgataTTATTGAATGTAtttgatattatttaaaatggaacTGGGCTTAACTAAATTATATTTAGCTGTGTTCTGTGTCCAAATAAGTGAACTATCATGGCTCTTTTGTCAGGGATGATTACCAATCAATTCAATAAGTGTAGGGAACACTTACTGTTTTGTATTCCCAGTATAAGTTTAGGGTAACTAAAGTGTGGAAAACTAAAGATAAACGCTAAAGATGACTAAATGCTAAAATAGCCATTCATATTTATGTGTATTTCAGTATACCACAATAGCCAATACATATTTTCTATGAATATAGACTTAAAATTATCAACACATTAAATTAGTTTGTGAGCTTCATATAAGAATATGCTGGCCCTTTTAAAACAACACCAAGCCAAttataaatgcttaataaatatttgctaaatgttaTTAACATACCaatagtgaatttaaaaaaataactttcaagGAATTAGTAATACTAATATTCTCTTTACAATATAGTATCCTTGCCAATAAGTGAAATTATTAAATATCACTGTTTTAACTTTCCTTCTAAACAGAAAACATCCTTGTTCACCCTAATCTCTATTACAGAATATAAAGTGCTTGAGAGTACATTTTATCTCCTTGTCTTTGTCTAACAGTTTGCAAGTTCAGAGGTATTTTTGGTAAAATCCAAATTATACTTTTCAAACTCCTCCTCCTTCTATATGTGTGATACCTTCCAAGCCCTAAGTAAGTTATGAGCAGCAGGTTACTAGCTTATGTCAGATTTTCCCTTCCAGCCCTGTGTATGCACCATTTATCTTTATTAACCACAAAATCATTTACTTTCACAGTTTAACccatatttgattttatttttgttggttatatttgtagtattttatgaAATATCCCTCTTTACAAGGTCCCATCAAAGTCTGGCAGTGACAATTgagtgaatattttctttttatccttaattAAAATGGAACTGGGCTTAACTAAATTATATTTAGCTGTGTTCTGTGTCCAAATAAATGAACTATCATGGCTCTTTTGTCAGGGATGATTACTGATCAATTCAGTGAGTGTAGGGAACCCTTACTGTTTTGTATTACCAGAtatttcccctctcctccttcatTCTTCTTTGGGGGAACTGCTTCTTACTCCAACCACATGTCTTTACTTGTTGCAGTGGATTTTTTCAGTAACCCCATCTGCACAGTTCCAGAGGGTGTACACTGGCATGGGCCCTGTCCAATGCTGACAGGTCAAAACCCTTCCCTAGAAAGTATATGTTTGACTTCATTGGCTTTATTGCCTTCTTCATGTTTGCAGAAAGACATTGCCTGAATTCAGAACTTACTGATTTCCAATAAAACAAATGGGCATTTCTTCTCAACTTTAGTGAGCTATGCACACAATGagtttatgaaggaaaaaaaattccccaagGTTATGTATACAGAGACTGAAAAGAAATCACATTTTTCAGAAGTTACAGGCACACTGCAATTTGACTGGGAGTAGAAActggatttaaaattttataacttcTTCTAACACGATAGAACAAATTCGTATTTTTGtaatagaatgtaagctcctgAGAGCAAGaatttttgtgtttaatttaCCGCTTTATCCTGAGAAGCTAGAAAAATTCCTGCACAGagaaatacttattaaataaataaataaaattatcttgaGCCCAGTTTTGTCTACTGAACTTGTACCTTTATAGAGAAGAtgaatatatagataaatagGTATTACTTTGCTCTCACAACTGTTGTTAGATACTTGAACAAAACTGCATCACAGGTGAGGGGGAAAGGAGTTTATAACACTCTATGACCCAAAAGGTGTTCAATGCAGTTTAGCTATTATTACGTTactctttgaaataaagactacCTGAAGTTGTGAAGCAGAACGCTTGGTGGCGCTGCAGGTTAAGAGAGTGAAAAACTGTCGCTGCATGCTCCCAGACTCCATAAAAACCGATCCGTTTCTGGCAGCTCACAAAGGAAACATTCACACTGATGGGTAAAGAAGATTTCAGAGAGGCAGCTATCCCCCTGTCAACGTTAAGAGCTAACTCAAGATTACTGAACCAAGATAGCAGAGTTGGCTGCAAAACAATTATTTTGTGATTAAATACTGCATCTTTTAGACCCGGAGGAACCATGGAGACGCCGCTACCCAAAGCGACGCAAAAAAGGCAAGTGACTGCCATTATTATTCTATTACTATTGTGGGAGGTGGGTGGTGCGGTCATTAAGTATTCCGTTCTAGAAGAGAGACACAGCGGCTCATTTGTGGCCAACCTAGCAAAAGATCTGGGGTTGGGCTTAGGAGAGCTGGCCTCGCGGGGCGCCCGGATTCTTTCCAAAGGGAATAAACAGCATTTGCAGGTCGAGCACAAGAGTGGGAATTTGCTCCTAAAAGAAAAACTGGACCGGGAAGAGTTGTGCGGTGACATGGATCCATGTATACTGCATTTCCAGGTGTTACTGAAAAACCCGGTGCAGTTTATTCAAGGTGAATTACAGCTCCAAGACGTAAATGACCATGCCCCTGAGTTCCTGGAAAATGAAATCCTACTGAAAATCTCAGAAAGTAGCCATACAGGAACCGCATTTCCTTTGAAAATAGCTCAAGATTTAGATGTGGGCAGTAACACAGTTCAGAACTACACAATTAGCACCAACTTCCATTTCCACCTTTTCACTCGAAATCGCAGCGACGGCAGGAAATACCCGGAGCTGGTGCTGGCCAAAGAGCTGGACCGTGAGGAGCAGCCAGAGCTCAGGTTAACCCTCACGGCGCTGGATGGTGGGTCACCGCCAAAGACTGGGACTTCCCAGGTTCTCATCATGGTCCTGGACATAAATGACAACGCCCCTGAATTTGCTCAGCAGCTCTACGAGGTGCAGGTCCCAGAGAACAGCCCTATAGGCTCCCTTGTCATCACTGTCTCTGCCAGAGATTTGGATGCTGGGACCCACGGAGAGCTCTCCTACTCATTTTTCCAATCATCAAATCAAGTCATTCAGGCCTTTGAAATCAACACAGTAACGGGGGATATtcgattaaaaaaaatgttggattTTGAGGAAATTCGATCTTACCGTATGGAAATTGAGGCCTCAGACGGTGGGGGTCTTTCAGGAAAATGCACTGTAGCCATAGAAGTGACGGATGTAAACGACAACGCCCCTGAATTGACCATGTCATTACTCATGAATGATATCCCAGAAAACACCCCTGACACTGTGGTCGCTATTTTCGGAATTTCAGATCCAGACGCCGGGGACAATGGCAAAATGATGTGTTACATCCAAGACCATCTCCCATTCCTTCTGAAAATTTCTGTAGAAAATTTCTACACCTTGGTAACAGAAGGAGCGCTGGACAGAGAGAGCAGAGCCGAGTAcaacatcaccatcaccgtcacaGATATGGGAACCCCCAGGCTGAAAACCGAGCACAACATAACCGTGCTGGTGTCCGACGTCAACGACAACGCCCCCGCCTTCACCCAGACCTCCTACACCCTGTCCGTCCGCGAGAACAACAGTCCCGCCCTGCACATCGGAAGCGTCCGCGCCACAGACAGAGACGCGGGCGCCAACGCCCAGGTCACTTACTCGCTGCTGCCGCCCCTCGACGCGCACGTGCCCCTGGCCTCCCTGGTGTCCATCAACCCGGACAACGGCCACCTGTTCGCCCTGAGGTCCCTGGACTACGAGGCCCTGCGGGCGTTCGAGTTCCGCGTGGGCGCCGCCGACCGCGGCTCGCCCGCGCTCAGCAGCCAGGCGCTGGTGCGCGTCCTCGTGGCGGACGACAACGACAACGCGCCCTTCGTGCTGTACCCGCTGCAGAACGCCTCGGCGCCCTGCACCGAGCTGGTGCCCAGGGCAGCCGAGGCGGGCTACCTGGTGACCAAGGTGGTGGCGGTGGACAGCGACTCTGGCCAGAACGCCTGGCTGTCGTACCAGCTGCTCAAGGCCACGGAGCCCGGCCTGTTCGGCGTGTGGGCGCACAACGGCGAGGTGCGCACGGCCCGGCTGCTGAGCGAGCGCGACGCGGCCAAGCACAGGCTGGTGGTGCTGGTCAAGGACAACGGCGAGCCGCCGCTCTCGGCCAGCGTCACGCTGCACGTGCTGCTGGTGGACGGCTTCTCGCAGCCCTACCTGCCGGCCCCGGAAGCGGTGGACGCGGCCCCGGCCGCCCCTCTCACCGTCTACCTGGTGGTGGCCTTGGCGTCGGTGTCGTCGCTCTTCCTCTTTTCGGTGCTGGTGTTCGTCGCGGTGTGGCTGTGCAGGAGGGGCGGGGCGGCCTCGGTGAGTCGCTGCTCGGTGCCCGAGGGCCCCTTTCCGGACCACCTACTGGGCGTCAGCGGCACGGGGACCCTGTCCCAGAGCTACCAGTACGAGGTGTGTCTGACGGGAGGCTCCGGGACCAGGGAGTTCAAGTGTCTGAAACCTCTTGTCCCCAACATCATGGGTGAAGGGGTTGGTACGGACACCGAGGAAAACTCGAACTTTAGAAACCATTTGGGGTTCAATTAAGAATCTCACTTGACAAGACGTGATAAATGATCATATTCACTAATGTATTAATTTCCAACCCTTTCATTCACATAGAGCTTACATATTCACTCATTCGTAAGTTTTGTCATATTTATAGTTTGAAGTATTTTACATTCAGAAtctctaggtgttttttattgttgctgtcttttttttttttttaagcccttcACATTTTGCATGTGAGATGAGACATTAAATGGTGAAATGGTCTCAGTTTTTTGGTGGTCAGATTTTCGGAAGTCACAAATGTTTTCAGATTCCTGATATTTGAGCTTGTTCGTTGATATCTCGTTATGACTAAGAGAATTATGTTTTACGATTATCATAGCATGtcaggctattgtaaatgatggcttttaggtttaaaaataattttcacctaTGCAAAAAATTTTGTGACCTCGAATATCGCTGGATTTCTGTAGTGTTGTTTTGAAAACACTATTGTCTTTCCTCAAATGAACTAATATTTTATCTGGATGTTTTCTGAGTATTCTCTTTTACAAAATTGATATTATTTAGACCGTCTGCCATAATTTAAAAGGACTTAATCCCagttaaatagaaaaaatgttggtagagttatgatttctttttcataataaatgGTTTTTAGTATGCAAATaatgattttcattcttttaaaataatatgtagtCACATGATTCAAACATATTCAATAAGACCAAAAGAGAAAGTGAATTAACACCATGATTCTCCCACTCATGAATAATTATCAATGTCATCatcattctaaaatatttctatgaTGCTTATAAGTTACTAGCTGgatggaaataattttataaaacgaATCTGTAAGAAACTGCTTCTTTATAATTAAAACCATCagattttactgaaatataataaaaataatatgaaactaCAGAACTTGGTTAAGCTTAAGTAAATattccctataaggttaacaaaCAGGAGTATGGTGCATATTAAGATATTAGCAATAATCAACTGCCTGCTGAAAGACGAGCAAATAAACATTCTTACacttcctcctctcctcacctTACTTTATACTTTTGTTATATGTAGTTACCTTAACAATGTTTATAACACTTACAATGTGTTTTAAAAGGATAATCTTCATAATTGTGTAGACATTTTATGTTTCAAATATTTAAGTCATCAAATAACGCTACTTTTTTCAAGCTTATTCAAGTCTGTCCAGAGGTAACAACTTTtgaaccttttgtttttttcccccattatacttgcctccatatttctaaataatatgtttacaaaatgctttttcTCAAATTTAAGTTTTAGATATTATCCATTTACTTCCAAAGGGCACACACACAAACTTGCACATTTCTTCTACCCCATCCTCTCTCATACCTGtatcattattttgtttaaatagtGTTTAAATAATTATGACTATGTAAATATCACTTAGACCCAAACCTCATATTGCTCTaagattttgtttctatttctttactcTTAAGTTAATAATTGCCTCATTTTCCACTTTACTttaaaacccttagaagaaaacataggtgtaaatttttctatgtacatattttaaagttatcCCCATACTTTTTAAAGTCTAAAGCTCCTCATTGTATTATTAAGCCCATAAAGAAAACCTCTCagttccattattttttcttggaGCTATTGTGGAGCCACCCAGACTCCTGCTCAATTGTACACTATTTTCTCTCTAGACCTACTCCACAGCTGGCAGTTTGGGGTTTGCTATACCCTTCATCCTggaaatttcttttctctctctcatgtgtttgatttc containing:
- the PCDHB6 gene encoding protocadherin beta-6, which produces MEMVQTKVHHKKRQVVIFIILILLWEAGSESIQYSILEETESGTFVANLTKDLGLTMGELATRAARVVFKGNRQYLQFDPETYDLLLNEKLDREELCGSTEPCVLPFQVLLENPLQFFQAALLIRDINDHAPEFPAREMLLKISEITMPGKVFPLKMAQDLDAGSNSLQSYKISSNPHFHVLTRNRKDGRKSPELVLDKALDREEQPELRLILTALDGGSPPRSGTTKIQIVVLDSNDNAPEFAQEFYEVQVPENSSVGSLVLTVSARDLDAGSFGQVSYALFQVDDVNQPFEINANTGEIRLRKTLDFEEFQSYQVDVEATDGGGLSGKCSLVIKVLDVNDNAPELTMSSLTNPIPENLPEIIVAVFSVSDADSGHNQQVTCSIDDNLPFLLRTSVENFYTLVTEGALDRESRAEYNITITVTDMGTPRLKTEHNITVLVSDVNDNAPTFTQTSYTLSVRENNSPALHIGSVRATDRDAGANAQVTYSLLPPLDAHVPLASLVSINPDNGHLFALRSLDYEALRAFEFRVSAADRGSPALSSQALVRVLVADDNDNAPFVLYPLQNASAPCTELVPRAAEAGYLVTKVVAVDGDSGQNAWLSYQLLKATEPGLFGVWAHNGEVRTARLLSERDAAKHRLLVLVKDNGEPPLSASVTLHVLLVDGFSQPYLPAPEAEAADAVPAAPLTVYLVVALASVSSLFLFSVLVFVAVRLCRRGGAAPVGRCSVPEGHFPGHLVDVSGTGTLSQSYQYEGTRREMEENPTVRNSFLFS
- the LOC137221788 gene encoding protocadherin beta-17-like — protein: METPLPKATQKRQVTAIIILLLLWEVGGAVIKYSVLEERHSGSFVANLAKDLGLGLGELASRGARILSKGNKQHLQVEHKSGNLLLKEKLDREELCGDMDPCILHFQVLLKNPVQFIQGELQLQDVNDHAPEFLENEILLKISESSHTGTAFPLKIAQDLDVGSNTVQNYTISTNFHFHLFTRNRSDGRKYPELVLAKELDREEQPELRLTLTALDGGSPPKTGTSQVLIMVLDINDNAPEFAQQLYEVQVPENSPIGSLVITVSARDLDAGTHGELSYSFFQSSNQVIQAFEINTVTGDIRLKKMLDFEEIRSYRMEIEASDGGGLSGKCTVAIEVTDVNDNAPELTMSLLMNDIPENTPDTVVAIFGISDPDAGDNGKMMCYIQDHLPFLLKISVENFYTLVTEGALDRESRAEYNITITVTDMGTPRLKTEHNITVLVSDVNDNAPAFTQTSYTLSVRENNSPALHIGSVRATDRDAGANAQVTYSLLPPLDAHVPLASLVSINPDNGHLFALRSLDYEALRAFEFRVGAADRGSPALSSQALVRVLVADDNDNAPFVLYPLQNASAPCTELVPRAAEAGYLVTKVVAVDSDSGQNAWLSYQLLKATEPGLFGVWAHNGEVRTARLLSERDAAKHRLVVLVKDNGEPPLSASVTLHVLLVDGFSQPYLPAPEAVDAAPAAPLTVYLVVALASVSSLFLFSVLVFVAVWLCRRGGAASVSRCSVPEGPFPDHLLGVSGTGTLSQSYQYEVCLTGGSGTREFKCLKPLVPNIMGEGVGTDTEENSNFRNHLGFN